The Arcobacter roscoffensis genome segment GAGCCTGATTATACTGTTCAAGCCCAAGATGTTTTAAAACTGTTTAAGTTATAAGAGGATAACTCTTATAACTCAATCTCAAGTCCGATAGGACAATGATCACTTCCCATAACATCATCTAAGATATAAGCATCTTTTACAAAATCTTTTAAATCTTCACTTATATAAAAGTAGTCGATTCTCCAGCCAACATTGTTTCCTCTAGCATTTGCTCTGTATGACCACCATGAATATTTATCTTTTATATCACCATTTACAAGTCTAAATGTATCAAGATAACCATGTTCTAAGAACTTAGTTAACCAATCTCTTTCCATCGGCAAGAAACCTGATTTTTTTTCATTTGCTTTTGGTCTTGCGATGTCGATTTCTGTGTGAGCTGTATTTACATCTCCACAAACTATGATAGATTTTCCTTCTTTTTTTAGATTTTCACAGTGTTCTAAAAATCTATCATAAAACTCCATTTTATATGTAAGTCTTTCTTCTTTTGATTGACCATTTGGAAAATATACATTGAAAAATGCTATATCTTTTTCACCTAAAGTAAAATGAACTTCATTTATTCTTCCCTCATCAAGCACATCTACACTAGGACAGTTGCACTCAAAAGTTGTTTCTATATCTGTAAATAGTGCTGTTCCACTTCTTCCTTTGATAGCTGATTCACTAGCAAATAGTGTTTTGTACTTTTTGTCAAAGATTGACTCAGGGATTTGTGATTTCATTGATTTTGTTTCTTGTATACCAAGTAAATCAATATTTGCTTCATCTACCCATTTTAAAGCCTCTTTTTTATCAACTGCTCTAA includes the following:
- a CDS encoding exodeoxyribonuclease III yields the protein MAKTYKFISWNVNGIRAVDKKEALKWVDEANIDLLGIQETKSMKSQIPESIFDKKYKTLFASESAIKGRSGTALFTDIETTFECNCPSVDVLDEGRINEVHFTLGEKDIAFFNVYFPNGQSKEERLTYKMEFYDRFLEHCENLKKEGKSIIVCGDVNTAHTEIDIARPKANEKKSGFLPMERDWLTKFLEHGYLDTFRLVNGDIKDKYSWWSYRANARGNNVGWRIDYFYISEDLKDFVKDAYILDDVMGSDHCPIGLEIEL